One Triticum dicoccoides isolate Atlit2015 ecotype Zavitan chromosome 3B, WEW_v2.0, whole genome shotgun sequence genomic window, CTGAGAGATGACACAACGAGATCCGCCACCTTATACAATTCCTACGGGATTGGCTCTCATTAATTTAAGTATCACTCAAGTGTATCTGCTTCAAGAAGCCAGAATCATGTGTTGTTGGTACTAGACCTTCATGGGTCTGACCCTATAAAAACACAATGTTCATTACATTCATGGTGGAGAGATTTCATTGAATTCCCCTCGTCGACCTGGATATGTCACCAGCAAAGCTCCGGGATAGGTACCTTGTATTCTAGAGTAAAACATGAATAGTATATGCAAAAGAGTTGGAGTAGTTGCATATAAGACCATCACAAACTGAGGCTAAGTTAATAGATTACCACCACTTCTCATATATGTTTTGCAAATCGATACCACTTCTAGGTCCAGCCATCACATACGACATTGTTGGATTCATGGTCACATTTTGAAGGCAATACTGACCGGTGTGGCCCATCTGACAAGACTGGCTTGGCAAATAAAGAGGTGTCGATGGAGAGCTCATCGACTTGGGATAGAGCCACACAACTCACTGTTGTTACGCCACTATTATTGGGTGATATAAGGGCAATAGGATAGGCCAACAACCAGCCCGCCGCCATCATTCACTTTAGGTTGTAGCCCATGAGCACTTCTCGCCATTACGACCAACGATAAGAGAGAAGAGATAGATGTCTGGTCGGGATTTATCCGGATGGAGGGTATTCTGGATCAGTTTTGAGAAAATCTCTTTGTATGAGATCGACGGATGCTTGATCTAGTGTTGCCGCCGAGTGCTACGTGTTGGAGTCACCATTGATGGCGCTAGTAGGGGGAGAGAGACGACATCAGGATGGATAGGGTTAGGAGGGAGAAGCGGTAAGAGAAAAAGATGACATGCTGGAGAATTTTCTTTATGGGCAACGGAATCACTTCATAAGCAAGGTGGTTGCCCTCATTGAGCAATTATCAATGGCTTCCATCAACCAGCAGATCCAGGGAATATTCCAAAAAGTCGATTGTCTCCTCTTCCAAACGAGTGGTATCCCTTCCCCATCAAAAGGTGGCTTTCTTGATAATTAACCGGTGGTTCGATAATAGGAGGGTGGTTGTATCCTAACTCACTGTGATTAAACCCCTAGTTTCATGCTTTGAAGTTTCATTAATGCGGATTATTATTTTTGGTGTGAGGCAACTTCTTTGTCCATATCAAGACGACTGTGGTCACTTCGGCAAAACTAAAAGCTTTGTAACTCCAACCCGATCTTCAGTAGACGTTGTTTAAGTGCATGTGTGTAGTGATGTAAGCGTTTCGTATGCACATATAGTCTGTAAGGGTTGATCAATGCATAACTTCAACGTGCAGGCCATGTAGGCTCAGGTGTTAGGATATATTGACTCGGATGGTGTCAGAGGCTTTTCTACAGGAAGCAGGTGCCTGGGGATTCCTATGGTAAAAGTTAGGATAAGGTAGAGTGGAGGACaagaaatgcatgcatgcatgtgtaccCAAATTTAGCTTTCCCGTTTGCTTGATGGAGCTCATTGGTGGTTGCTTCCATTGCAGAGGATAAACAAATAAATATGCCAGTAGCTACTTTTCCTTGTGGGGCACCTGCATGGTGATGCCTTTATTATTTATGTCATAAGTATGGTTGATAAAAAACCCTGCTACATATATACGCCACCTTAGGTACGATTCTCGGCCAACAATGACAATTAAACCGTGCGGAGGTGGGATTTAACTGCACCCTGCCGCTATATTTGCTATGGTACAAGAATCAGATAGTTTCGTTTTATAAAAGAAACCAACAAAAGTTTGAACTAAAAAAACAACAGAAGTTTTTTCTTTgagaaaagaaaaaacagaagTTGGCTTTCTCGTGTGGACAGCCACCAAAGACCAAACCAAACACAACCGAAATTTACCTCATCACGCGAAAAAAAAACCCTGCCTCTATTCTCCCTCACCTCTCGCACGGAAAGGAAAAGCAGCGGCGGCGTCTGCGATTCCCGATCGGAGCGGTTGAACAAAGGCGGCGGCGCTCGCAGCTCGAGGTAGGTgcatcccctcctctccccctctttcctccaCTCTACTTCCCGACGGTTGCTCTGGacgtggccggcggcggcggggaacggGGGCGCTgtggcggcggcgtgcggcggctgTGCCCCCTCACCCTCCCCTCCCCTCTTTCTCGTTTCTCAGCAGCAAGCACGGGGAAACTCGATCCGACATCTCTCTCTGTTCCGTGTTCTGGCCTGCTCCTGTTTATGCCAGATCTGACGCATCTCTCCTTTCCTCTGCTGTTAGCACGGAGGACTGCGGTGCCGGCGAATAGAAGCAGCAAGGCCGTCTCTCTCTTTCCCCACTCAAAAAATCGAAGGTATCGCCCTGCTGCGCATAGCAACCGTTTTCGCCATGCTCTTCTATGGTTTCATAATTTCATTGGATGGACAGTGAGAATGTATCTGATGGTGCAtaacagagcatatatatttgattGTATAACGGACAGTCGACAGTGGGCATGCTTTTCTTTGTGTATGGACAATGAGCATATATTTGAGTGTGCTATTCCAAGTTGTGTGTATTGTATGGGTTTTGAGCATGGCAGAATACATACAGTCCGTATTTTTATCTGTGGCAGAATATAGAGTACCATATGCCCTGCAGAATATAGAGCCGTAGTTATTAGAACAAAATTTAATATCTCTTTGCGTCGAAGTCATACTATTTCGTAATGTGTGCTTGACTAGCAAGGGGTTGAAGAGAGGAAAGATAACATCCCTACTTTTGTCTGCGGGGGCAAAAGGAAGAATGGGGCTGGAATTTAGGACCACTTTCACTTTTCATATGTCATGCTTTCAAAGATCTTACAAACTCTAGATTTAATCAATCATTTGTATTTTTTTCATATTCGATGTGCAACACCATTTAGGTTATTTGAGCTAAAAGCTTAATTTGTTGTTTCCTTTGAGCTATACGTTCCATTCAGTCAGGAGCTTGTTTTATTTTCATTGAACATGTATCATATAGTTACTTCCTTTATTTTGTTGATGATGGAGCAGATTTCTTTGAATTACGTACTTCTGCAAACTGAATAATCGCTGGACGTTATTAGACCTTGGTTACCATGGATTTTCTTGAACCAATGGTAGCCTTAGACGAGACACATTATCAAGACGGTTACAAAGATGGTTATGATGATGGCAAGGTATCTGGAAAGGAAGAAGGAAGGCAGGTCGGTTTAAAGATGGGTTTCCAGGTAGGTGAAGAGCTGGGATTCTATCAGGGCTGCTTGGATGTGTGGATGTCAATAATTCGCCTTGATCAAGGTGCATTCTCAGCTTGGGTCGGGAAATACATGGAGCAACTAGCTGCACTTCTAAGCAACTATCCTTTGTCTGATCCAGAGAATAATCACCATCAGGACATGATGAAGGATATAAGGCTGAAATTCAGGGTTATCACAGGAAGCTTAGGAGCAAAATTGGGGTATGAAGGTCGTCCCACATCATCAGAGCAAGACCTTGAGGATATTTAGCTTGTTTAGCATTATTCATAGGGTTCTTATGGATTATCAAATCTCAACACCACTTTGAAACTGATATTTGGTGTCTATATTGTTTGCTTTTGATTTTGGACTTATGATGTTCAGTTTCACGTATGTTGCTAAAGGTCTGCAAGGAAATGTGCTGCCACTGGGATAACGGAGGATACCTGAAGCAGTGTATCTAACAAGTAACAACCACTTAAAGTCTCTTCAACTTGAGAAAAATTTGGAGTCATGTTATTTCTTCTCTCTTCTTATCTTTTCAAGATGAGATGATATTCTTTGCTGTACTGAACACGCAGCTATTTTATGCTAGTCGCATGTATTTCCACTGTAAGCAATGATCAGTTTTTCATTGGCTTTTATATCGTACAGTACTACTTTAGGTGCTATATGCTTACTTGACAAATGTCTTATTGATGCTTCTAGTTTATACATGATGTCAGGATATTGTCCAACTTTTTTCTGGGAGAATATCTAACTGGACGTCAGGTGATGCTGAGAGAGACCCTTGTAGAGCCGGTGGTTTTGCCATGGTTTTACCGCTAGTTATTTTCACTTGTTAGTTTTGACATTGAGTACATGATTTGCCTAAAATGCTCTTAACCCACTTGTCATAAAATGAGGATTTTGTCAGCTTGTTAGTCCTCGTGCAGGAAACATCCAACGATTATTGATATAATCAGGCATACAATAATCCTTAACTTCTAGCATCAATGTGGTGACTTGTATGATGCCTCCAATCACTAAATATAAGATAAGATACATGACATTTATTTATCTGAACAAACAAGATATAAAATCTTACAATATCATTATGCTATCTTAAAGTGTAAGAGAATATAAATGTTCGATAAACACATTTAACTTTGTGGTCCTTGATATTTACAACGACATGCCATACTACGCCCTTTGTTCAGGTTTATATGGCCTAATATGTATTTTGACATTTACTTTGACTATCAGTAGGATCAACAATATATGAGAGGTATGCCATAAAAATCCTACTAATGGAAAAGATTTCAGATACGAATTCGATGGTATAGCTTTCAGAAATATGACATAAAGAAAATATAGAAAAGAGTTGTACATGCCAACATTAATTTAGAAGAGATATCAATCCATGATAAGTATCTAAGATTTGTTTGCCTCTTCGATAAATGCAAAATTCAACCAATGTCTCATATTTGTTTTCTATGCAACCAGTGGCAACAATAAAATAATCAAAAACAGAGAataactcacacacacacacacacacacacacacacacacacacacacacacacacacacacacacacacacacacacacatcaataTAAAAGGAACGAGTTATGGAGATCCAATAAATCTCACCAGTTCAACCACATATATCCTACGATCTACATCGATCGGGTGTCTAGCATTAAACATTTCTAGCACCCTTCACTAACTAAAATCGTGCCTAATATCAATGTCAACATTAACCAAGcagtacctccattcctaaatataagtctttttggaTATTTCACTACGGACTATATACGGAGTAAAAtaagtgaatttacactctaaaacatgtctatatacatccgtatgtagtccgcagtggagcaaaatgagtgaatctacattctaaattacgtctatatacatccatacgtAGTCTATATTGAaacatctaaaaagacttatatttatgaacgaAGGGTTTAATTATATCCTACCTAATAATATCTTGCCTAGTAATATGCAATACAATTAATATCTTGCCTAATATTAACGCGCATTGTATGTACTACATAATTACTAGTAAAAGTAGGTGTGCAAAATTTATTTGACAAAAAAGATATACACTATTTTTGTTACTACTGTGATATTAATACCATTGACTAAGAGAAATAAATGTAGGATCATTGGCTAATATTTGATTAAGACTATATAAAATTTGCACTACATTTAAATAAATATGAAATCAAAACATTTATATAAAAGAATGTAAGATATTTATGTAGAATCAGCAAGATGTGGCAACAATAATTTAAGACAAATACATGGATGCAAGATGATTACCTAAGATATGCGGCATTTATTTGCCCCAGCAAGACATATGCAATTTTCTATAATATTGTAATACTAATACCATTGCATGAAAAATAAATGGAAGATCAATGCCTAATGTTTGACTATGACTCTATATTGGAACTAGTACTACATGTAAATAACATGAAATGCATACCATTTATATAAaatagtatatgtcatttatgtagAACCAACAAGACATGGCAATAATTATTCAGGAGAAATACTTGGATGCGAGGTCATTGCATAAAATGCTATTGGGCCTCTCTAATATAAAtaacagcaaatgaaggagtttattGGCAGCACCAAACACAGATGAACATAAGAAGGAGGGACGAATAGAATAGAAGTAACATCTTTGTTTCATGGCACTCATCAGGAGCACTACAACACGATCGACGATCGTGTGCCTGATGGTTGTTGCTTTGGTGGTGTTTGCTACTATAAGCTTTACCTTGCCATGTTGCCATGCTCACACTGGTATGTAAGACATCTCCTTACTTTGATATGCATGCATTTTCCAAATTCTTAAACTTGTTAATGCTTTCGTACACCCCCTTTGAAAAGTTTACACGGGTGTTAAAATTGCTTAAATGATTAACAAATTCATACCACTATCTTCCTGACGGCTCAATCAAGAGGCTAGAACCAACAGTGGCACCTGCTCCGCAATAAAGAAACTAGAACCAATGATGGCTAACCTTCTCTATGTAACCCGCCGCTCCATGACTTACCAATACTTCCCACAAGGACATATATCAGGCCCACAGTGATTACACATATAAATATGGGAGTCTTCTTGATTATAGATAGCCTTGAATGTTGATCATGTTTGATGGTATGTGTTGTAGTTTATTTAGTGCTACTACAATAGGTAGAACAGATCTTGAGCGTGAATTTTTAATAGAAGAGTTTTATACAGCTCAGATTGGTATAGTTAGGAGACTTGAAAGATCAAAGTTTTCGTATGAAATCAGATCACTAACGGCAGTCGAGCATACATGAAATCATTATGCCACTATAGGCTTGCAACATGTCCGCCCTCGGCGGTAGGCGAGCTACCCATGTCTATTGGCTATTGCCACACCAGCCTGCAGATCATACATTGAAACAATTGATTTGGATATAAAAGACCATACTAGACTTTTTTTATCGAACGGGTAACTCTTAATCTCCACTTTGTAACATTTTTCTAGGTGGTGTACAGAAGCAAACCTGAATTAACCTATATAAAGCACATATTGTTTGATAAATGTGCATATGTTGTATTTTGCAGAATCTACTAAAAAGGCGGTGTGCGAGACGCTGGATGCATGTATCTCTGACGCTGGATGCAAAGCTATCTGCGAGGGTAGTGGCATGGTTCTCTACTATAACGCGTGTGCTGGTCGTGATTTTCCAATCTGTTGCTGCATACCTATGTAGGGGGGCGCTCTTCCGCCGTGTTGCTGCACAGAAATATAAAGTTTATTAGCGGTTCTCGGCCCGAGCTATGCAATTCTGAATAATTATATGCTTGTAATGCAGCTACTTATTTTCCATATTTGTCTTATGCACACAAGTATAATGATTATCCTCTACTGCCTGTTCTTTTCTTTTCTGGAAAAAGTCTATTATCTGTCTTGTGCTTGCGCATGGAAGAGATCATATATCTCTACCCATGGGTGCATGTGAGTCTGACCATGCAACAATGCAAATCACGCCGGCCATTTAAACTAAGCGGACCACTTAAACTAAACTAGCACAACGACCGAGCTTCACTACGAAGCAAACCTGGTTGCCATAAAAACAGCAGTACTGTGATTAGGCAAGTGACTCGAGTCATCATCGATGATGATGTGGCCTATGGGTTAATGTTTTAGAACCTTCCCAAACCtgttcttctttttatttcttcatttcttcttcttttttgttttttccttccacttatatttttcttttttcatttctctttttcttttttatattttcttttatttttttttggtTTATTTAAATTCA contains:
- the LOC119278486 gene encoding protein LTO1 homolog, giving the protein MDFLEPMVALDETHYQDGYKDGYDDGKVSGKEEGRQVGLKMGFQVGEELGFYQGCLDVWMSIIRLDQGAFSAWVGKYMEQLAALLSNYPLSDPENNHHQDMMKDIRLKFRVITGSLGAKLGYEGRPTSSEQDLEDI